From Panicum hallii strain FIL2 chromosome 2, PHallii_v3.1, whole genome shotgun sequence, a single genomic window includes:
- the LOC112882158 gene encoding uncharacterized protein LOC112882158 — protein MSSTHLAGAGVASPSATGGHHTDRFFRALAVASLYILVRRWRAGRVGLAERPAPAEIAAAAVLCASVAWLYVLPALGLRRSSHRRRHQD, from the coding sequence ATGAGCTCGACCCACCttgccggcgccggcgtcgcGTCGCCCTCGGCGACGGGCGGTCACCACACCGACCGCTTCTTCAGGGCGCTGGCGGTCGCCTCCCTCTACATCCTCGTCCGCCGGTGGCGCGCCGGCAGGGTCGGCCTCGCCgagcggccggcgccggcggagaTCGCCGCCGCGGCTGTGCTCTGCGCCTCCGTGGCGTGGCTGTACGTGCTCCCCGCCCTGGGCCTCCGCCGGAGCTCGCACCGACGTCGGCACCAAGATTAG